In the genome of Pediococcus claussenii ATCC BAA-344, one region contains:
- a CDS encoding HoxN/HupN/NixA family nickel/cobalt transporter, protein MEQQIKHYPLAPDIGKFGGYVLLLFVVGWGLVFTYLNHYPALLGMAFLSFAFGLQHAFDVDHISAIDNMTRKLVNDNKNTHGVGFYFSFGHSLVVIIMALITIFFVEWSKTKLPQLQDIGGVFGTLFAGFMLLLLGLINLTILVGIWRSFKAINRGQSEEAEQATDTKVFRFFKRSLNLIKHNWQVICVGFLFGLGFDTATQIAVLATSAVATSKGIPWYAVFSFPLLFTSGMCFMDSCDGLFMSTAYSWVFSSPYRKVYYNLALTGLSVSAAFFVGIIDVLQALGTELHSNFFLIQWAQALNFNMLGIILVCLFILTWAIALLCWRIFDLNQKDEELKEKDQELQKRSEIF, encoded by the coding sequence TTGGAGCAACAAATTAAGCACTATCCTCTGGCGCCAGACATTGGTAAATTTGGTGGGTATGTCTTACTATTATTCGTCGTCGGTTGGGGACTTGTTTTTACATATTTAAATCATTATCCAGCATTATTAGGGATGGCGTTCCTATCATTCGCGTTTGGCCTACAACATGCTTTTGACGTTGATCATATTTCTGCAATTGATAATATGACTCGTAAATTAGTTAATGATAATAAAAACACACACGGTGTTGGTTTCTATTTTTCCTTTGGTCATTCATTAGTTGTAATAATTATGGCTTTAATTACAATTTTCTTCGTCGAATGGTCAAAAACTAAACTTCCACAACTCCAGGATATTGGTGGTGTTTTCGGAACCCTTTTTGCAGGGTTTATGCTTCTCCTATTAGGATTAATTAATTTAACAATTCTAGTTGGTATATGGCGCTCCTTCAAAGCAATTAACCGAGGACAATCAGAAGAAGCTGAACAAGCTACTGACACAAAAGTATTTCGCTTCTTTAAGCGTAGCCTTAATCTTATTAAACATAACTGGCAAGTCATCTGTGTTGGTTTCTTATTCGGTTTAGGTTTTGATACAGCAACTCAAATTGCTGTACTAGCAACTTCTGCAGTTGCCACTAGTAAAGGTATTCCTTGGTACGCTGTATTTTCATTTCCGTTGTTATTCACTTCAGGTATGTGTTTCATGGACTCATGTGATGGCTTATTTATGAGTACCGCTTATAGTTGGGTATTCTCATCACCATATCGAAAAGTATATTATAATTTAGCACTCACAGGCCTATCAGTATCAGCAGCTTTTTTTGTTGGCATTATTGATGTTTTACAAGCCCTTGGTACTGAATTACATTCAAATTTCTTTTTAATTCAATGGGCACAAGCATTGAACTTTAACATGTTGGGCATCATTCTTGTTTGCTTATTCATACTGACCTGGGCCATTGCCCTGCTATGTTGGCGAATCTTTGATCTAAATCAAAAAGACGAAGAACTCAAAGAAAAAGATCAAGAATTGCAAAAGAGAAGCGAAATATTTTAG
- a CDS encoding ABC transporter ATP-binding protein translates to MDSRKKILEVKHLKQYFNIGKKDEVRAIDDVSFDIYEGETFGLVGESGSGKTTTGRAIIRLQDPTDGQVIFEGRDIASIKKKSDMMSFRREMQMIFQDPYASLNPRMKVKDIVAEGIDIHHLVKNDAERTQRVEELLETVGLNKDHSSRYPNEFSGGQRQRIGIARALAVKPKFIIADEPISALDVSIQAQVVNLMKELQEQEGLTYLFIAHDLSMVKYISDRIGVMHYGKILEIGPADEVYNHPLHAYSQSLVSAVPEPDPEFERNRRQVAYDPSREFDNKTRAMVEIAPGHFVRAAEDEVNEYKAKAAEYGVKPV, encoded by the coding sequence ATGGATTCAAGGAAGAAAATTCTTGAGGTTAAGCATTTAAAACAGTACTTTAACATCGGAAAAAAAGATGAAGTACGCGCCATTGATGACGTTTCCTTTGACATTTACGAAGGAGAAACATTTGGTCTGGTGGGTGAGTCTGGTTCAGGTAAAACAACTACGGGACGCGCAATCATTCGCTTGCAAGATCCCACAGATGGCCAAGTTATCTTTGAGGGAAGAGACATCGCCTCGATAAAAAAGAAATCTGATATGATGAGTTTTCGTCGTGAGATGCAAATGATTTTTCAAGATCCGTATGCCTCGCTTAATCCACGTATGAAGGTTAAAGATATTGTAGCAGAAGGGATTGATATTCATCATCTAGTTAAAAATGATGCTGAAAGAACCCAACGAGTTGAAGAATTACTTGAAACAGTTGGATTGAACAAAGATCATTCTAGTCGATACCCAAATGAATTTTCTGGTGGACAGCGTCAGCGTATTGGGATAGCTCGTGCTTTAGCTGTAAAACCGAAGTTTATTATTGCTGATGAACCAATTTCTGCACTGGACGTTTCAATTCAAGCGCAGGTTGTAAACTTGATGAAAGAGTTGCAAGAACAAGAGGGATTAACATACCTCTTTATCGCACATGATCTTTCAATGGTTAAATATATTAGTGATCGAATCGGTGTTATGCATTATGGTAAAATTTTGGAAATTGGTCCAGCAGATGAAGTTTATAACCATCCGCTCCACGCATATTCGCAGAGTCTAGTTTCTGCTGTACCAGAACCAGATCCTGAATTTGAACGTAATCGTCGCCAAGTTGCCTATGATCCATCTCGTGAGTTTGATAATAAGACTCGTGCAATGGTTGAAATTGCGCCAGGACATTTTGTTAGAGCTGCAGAAGATGAGGTTAATGAATATAAGGCGAAGGCTGCTGAGTATGGGGTTAAACCGGTTTAA
- a CDS encoding ABC transporter ATP-binding protein, giving the protein MDKMNKVLEVKNLTINFHTYAGTVQAIRNVSFSVNKGETLAIVGESGSGKTVTTKTIMGLLANNAEVVDGSIEFHGKNILEMNKKELQNMRGKDIAEIFQDPMTSLDPTMRIGRQIAEPLMVHKGVAKDKAEKQALEMLKLVGIKDAEERINDYPHQFSGGMRQRIVIAIALVCYPEVLIADEPTTALDVTIQAQILDLMKELQEKISTSIIFITHDLGVVASMADRVAVMYAGKIVEYGTVDEIFYNPQHPYTWGLLNSMPTLDTAKGQLEPIPGTPPDLLDPPKGDAFAARNPYAMKIDEEQEPPFFKVSDTHYAATWLLHPDAPKVEPPAEVVRRQGIYKERLASGTLNQGHIHSNTNTSIGAADDDDAIGE; this is encoded by the coding sequence ATGGATAAAATGAATAAAGTACTTGAAGTTAAAAATTTGACGATTAATTTCCATACTTATGCTGGTACGGTTCAAGCGATTCGTAATGTTAGTTTTTCGGTTAATAAGGGTGAAACACTAGCAATTGTTGGGGAATCGGGTTCTGGTAAAACTGTTACAACCAAAACAATTATGGGGCTACTGGCAAATAACGCGGAAGTAGTTGATGGTTCAATTGAATTTCATGGGAAAAACATCCTAGAAATGAATAAAAAAGAACTACAGAATATGCGTGGTAAGGACATTGCCGAAATTTTCCAAGATCCAATGACATCACTGGATCCAACAATGAGAATTGGTCGCCAAATTGCGGAACCTCTTATGGTGCATAAAGGTGTTGCTAAGGATAAGGCAGAAAAACAAGCTCTCGAGATGCTGAAGTTAGTTGGAATCAAAGATGCGGAAGAACGTATCAATGACTATCCTCACCAGTTCTCAGGTGGTATGAGACAACGTATTGTCATTGCTATTGCATTAGTGTGCTATCCTGAAGTTTTAATTGCCGATGAACCTACTACCGCCTTGGATGTTACTATTCAAGCACAGATTCTAGATTTAATGAAGGAATTACAAGAAAAGATCTCTACTTCAATCATTTTTATTACTCATGATTTAGGTGTTGTTGCTAGTATGGCCGATCGAGTTGCGGTTATGTACGCTGGAAAAATTGTTGAATATGGAACAGTTGATGAGATTTTCTACAATCCCCAACATCCATACACATGGGGATTATTAAACTCAATGCCCACACTAGACACTGCTAAGGGTCAATTGGAACCAATCCCAGGGACACCGCCTGATTTGTTGGATCCACCAAAGGGAGATGCCTTTGCGGCGCGTAATCCATATGCTATGAAGATCGATGAAGAACAAGAACCACCATTCTTCAAAGTTAGTGATACTCATTATGCAGCTACTTGGCTTTTGCATCCAGACGCTCCAAAGGTTGAACCACCTGCTGAAGTAGTTCGTCGACAGGGTATTTATAAGGAACGTTTGGCTTCTGGTACCTTGAATCAAGGTCATATACATTCCAATACCAATACAAGTATCGGAGCAGCTGATGATGACGATGCCATCGGAGAATAG
- a CDS encoding ABC transporter permease, which translates to MEEKVKLPENAFEPVGKNDGLDDEKIAAPSRTFLQDAWRRLKENKAAFISLWILVIIGLFAFTSPLTAPNPNNSNPNYANLPPKIPGVHINGFNGTSIQGGARVDQYKANNVPSNKYYILGTDYLGRSLGQRILHGTMISLMIGLFATLIDLLIGVGYGIFSAWKGGRVDIFMQRVIEIMSSIPNIVIMVLLLLVLKGGMLPIILAIVINEWTTMARLTRAQTLQLKSQEYVLAAQTLGESSWKIAVKHLLPNLSSVIIIQTMFTIPTAIFFEAFLSYIGIGIQAPTASLGTLINDGQRNFQFLPFQMWYPAIVLAIIMIAFNILADGLRDAFDPRTARR; encoded by the coding sequence ATGGAAGAAAAAGTTAAGTTACCTGAAAATGCTTTTGAGCCAGTCGGCAAAAATGACGGCTTAGATGATGAAAAAATTGCTGCTCCTTCTAGGACTTTCCTTCAAGATGCGTGGCGCCGTTTAAAGGAAAATAAGGCTGCTTTTATTAGTTTGTGGATTCTGGTTATAATTGGCTTATTTGCCTTTACATCGCCCTTGACGGCTCCAAATCCCAACAACTCTAATCCTAATTATGCTAATTTACCACCTAAAATACCTGGAGTTCATATTAATGGCTTTAATGGTACAAGTATTCAAGGTGGAGCACGTGTTGATCAGTATAAAGCTAACAATGTTCCATCGAATAAGTACTATATTCTTGGAACAGATTATCTTGGACGCAGTTTAGGACAGCGTATTTTACATGGGACTATGATTTCATTAATGATTGGTCTCTTTGCTACTCTGATTGATTTATTGATTGGAGTTGGGTATGGGATCTTCTCAGCTTGGAAAGGTGGCAGGGTTGACATCTTTATGCAGCGTGTAATTGAAATCATGTCATCAATTCCTAATATCGTTATCATGGTTCTACTGTTACTTGTTTTAAAAGGTGGTATGTTGCCAATTATTTTAGCGATTGTTATTAATGAGTGGACAACGATGGCTCGTCTCACTCGTGCACAAACCCTTCAATTAAAGAGCCAGGAGTATGTTTTGGCGGCTCAAACATTAGGTGAGTCTTCTTGGAAAATTGCCGTTAAACATTTATTACCAAATCTTTCTAGTGTTATTATCATTCAAACTATGTTTACTATCCCAACGGCTATTTTCTTCGAGGCCTTCTTAAGTTATATTGGGATTGGTATTCAAGCTCCAACTGCATCATTAGGTACTTTGATTAACGATGGACAGCGTAATTTCCAATTCTTGCCTTTCCAGATGTGGTATCCAGCCATTGTTTTGGCAATTATCATGATAGCTTTTAATATTTTAGCTGATGGATTGCGTGATGCGTTTGATCCACGTACGGCAAGAAGATAG
- the opp3b gene encoding oligopeptide ABC transporter permease, giving the protein MVRYLARRIFYLLVTLFLIASVTFFLMKLMPGTPLNNQAKLTPSQIKVIYAQYGLNKPVWQQYLSYLVNAVHGNFGTSFQFNNQPVSYLIGSRIGPSAIIGGQGMLLGIVLGIITGSLSAIRKNTWVDATANIISILGMSIPSFVLAIVLQYYLGLKLQAFPVAGWGGFASTVLPSIALAANPFAVTSRFVRTEMVDVMGSDYIELARAKGLSENGVVYHHALRNSLIPLVTVIGPLAVAIMTGSMVVENIFSIPGIGEQFVKSILVNDYPTIMGVTMLFSGLLCLVLLITDIVYGLIDPRIRLAGKEG; this is encoded by the coding sequence ATGGTAAGATACTTAGCTCGAAGAATTTTCTACTTGCTAGTCACATTATTCTTGATTGCCAGTGTTACGTTCTTCTTAATGAAGTTAATGCCCGGGACACCCTTGAACAACCAGGCAAAGTTAACACCATCACAGATTAAAGTGATTTATGCACAGTACGGATTAAATAAACCAGTGTGGCAACAATATTTGTCCTATCTGGTAAATGCAGTACATGGTAATTTTGGAACTTCATTCCAATTTAATAACCAACCAGTTTCATATTTAATTGGAAGTCGAATTGGACCTTCTGCAATTATTGGTGGACAAGGTATGCTTCTTGGAATTGTTCTTGGAATCATTACTGGTTCACTAAGTGCAATCCGTAAGAATACTTGGGTTGATGCAACAGCGAATATTATTTCGATTTTGGGAATGTCAATTCCGAGTTTCGTTTTGGCAATTGTGTTGCAGTACTATTTAGGCTTGAAGTTACAAGCATTTCCAGTTGCTGGATGGGGAGGATTTGCAAGTACAGTTCTTCCATCAATTGCTTTAGCAGCAAACCCATTTGCTGTAACGTCACGTTTTGTTCGGACAGAAATGGTTGATGTTATGGGAAGCGACTATATTGAATTAGCGCGAGCAAAGGGGCTAAGTGAAAATGGGGTTGTTTACCACCATGCGTTACGTAATAGCTTAATTCCACTAGTTACTGTTATTGGACCATTGGCTGTTGCTATTATGACTGGATCCATGGTTGTTGAAAACATTTTCTCGATACCTGGTATTGGTGAGCAGTTTGTTAAGTCGATATTAGTTAATGACTACCCAACAATTATGGGTGTCACAATGTTATTCTCAGGATTGCTATGTTTAGTACTTTTAATTACCGACATTGTTTATGGTCTTATTGATCCACGAATTAGACTAGCTGGAAAGGAAGGATAG
- a CDS encoding peptide ABC transporter substrate-binding protein: MKFKTVGKLGAVALASAFILAACGNKGADSDKSVSFQENSELATLDPSKVTDVVGMTQLGNTEEGLYRIGKDNKIENALATSTKVSDNNKQYTFTIRKGTKWSNGDTVTAKDFVYSWQRTVNPKTASQYAYIFSGIKNADKIAAGKANYKTLGVKAEGNDKLVVSLDRPIPYFKLLMGMPQFFPQSEKAVEKYGSKYGTSASTTVYNGPFKLEGWTGSNLSWKLVKNNTYWDKSAVKMDKINYQVVKDSGTAVNMYNSKKLDRVYINGDQVKNYKNSKDYLKYLMASTFYLEFNEKKDKYFQNEKIREALSLAVDRSQYTNKVLGDGSVPATGLTSAGLAKDPKTGKDFAKEVDVPSASEYDLSKAKKLMAEGLKEEGLKTLNFQLLSDDTTNGKATTEFLQAAWEKIPNVKVSLSNIPFKNRLANSASGKFDVVVSAWGADFSDPISFLQLFTSDNSLNNGKWKNAEYDKLINAANTTDAGKPEARWNDMKKAEQILLKDEGIAPLYQQAYSFLQRDNIKGIVYNSAGLNFNFKDMYVK, from the coding sequence ATGAAATTTAAGACGGTCGGAAAGCTGGGTGCTGTTGCATTGGCTTCAGCATTTATCCTAGCTGCTTGTGGGAATAAGGGCGCTGATTCTGATAAATCAGTAAGTTTTCAAGAAAATTCAGAATTGGCAACCTTAGATCCTTCCAAAGTTACTGATGTGGTTGGTATGACTCAACTGGGGAATACTGAAGAGGGATTATACAGGATTGGAAAAGATAATAAAATTGAGAATGCTTTGGCAACTAGCACAAAGGTCTCTGATAATAATAAACAATATACATTTACGATCCGAAAGGGTACAAAGTGGAGTAATGGTGATACCGTTACTGCAAAGGACTTTGTTTATAGTTGGCAACGAACTGTAAATCCTAAGACTGCATCACAATATGCTTATATTTTCTCTGGAATCAAGAACGCTGATAAGATTGCTGCAGGAAAAGCAAATTATAAGACTTTAGGTGTTAAAGCCGAAGGAAATGATAAGTTAGTTGTAAGTTTGGATCGACCAATTCCTTACTTTAAGCTTCTAATGGGAATGCCACAATTCTTCCCACAAAGTGAAAAGGCCGTCGAAAAATATGGAAGTAAATATGGTACTTCTGCAAGTACAACTGTTTACAATGGACCATTCAAACTTGAAGGATGGACGGGTTCTAACTTATCTTGGAAGTTAGTAAAGAATAATACGTACTGGGATAAGAGTGCTGTGAAGATGGATAAGATCAACTACCAAGTTGTTAAGGATTCCGGAACAGCGGTAAATATGTACAATAGTAAGAAACTCGACCGTGTTTATATTAATGGGGATCAGGTTAAGAATTACAAAAATAGTAAAGATTACCTGAAATACCTAATGGCTTCAACTTTCTACCTTGAATTCAATGAAAAGAAAGATAAATACTTCCAGAACGAAAAGATTCGTGAAGCACTATCACTTGCTGTTGATCGTTCACAATACACTAATAAGGTGCTTGGCGATGGATCAGTTCCTGCAACAGGATTAACATCAGCTGGGTTGGCTAAAGATCCTAAGACTGGTAAAGATTTTGCAAAGGAAGTTGATGTACCATCAGCATCTGAATATGACTTGAGTAAAGCTAAAAAGTTAATGGCAGAAGGTCTTAAAGAAGAGGGACTTAAGACACTTAATTTCCAACTCTTGAGTGATGATACTACGAATGGTAAAGCTACAACAGAGTTCCTTCAAGCCGCATGGGAAAAGATTCCAAATGTTAAGGTTTCATTGAGTAACATTCCGTTTAAGAACCGTCTTGCTAATTCAGCAAGTGGTAAGTTCGATGTTGTAGTTTCCGCTTGGGGGGCTGACTTCTCTGATCCAATTTCATTCTTACAATTGTTCACTTCTGATAACTCATTGAATAATGGTAAGTGGAAGAATGCAGAATACGATAAATTAATCAACGCTGCAAATACCACAGATGCCGGTAAGCCAGAAGCACGTTGGAATGATATGAAGAAGGCAGAACAGATTCTTCTTAAAGATGAAGGAATTGCACCACTTTATCAACAAGCATACTCATTCTTACAACGCGATAACATAAAGGGCATTGTCTACAATTCAGCTGGATTGAACTTTAACTTCAAAGATATGTATGTAAAATAG
- the hflX gene encoding GTPase HflX yields MEEIEKVIIAGLELPGSNLEYQMDELASLVIANNMEVVDRILQKLDRPNSATYFGSGKLEEITNLATAQKADTVVVSEELSPSQLSNLEKETGLHFLDRTGLILEIFANRAHSREAKLQVELAKLEYQLPRLRTSSSQRLDQQTAGNAGGGYTNRGAGETKLELNRRTIRNKIAHINKELKEISTSSEVQRKQRDKKDIPSVALVGYTNTGKSTTMNGLVRMFGRSDEKQVFEKNMLFATLDTSVRKLSFPDRKEIVLSDTVGFVSHLPHHLIQAFRSTLAEAAQADLLVQVVDLSDPHYREMMTTTEETLREIGVTDVPMVYAFNKADLAGVTYPTLDGTQLTYSARQVQSLEMLTSLIKKQLFKNYVEATFLIPFSEGQVVDFLNGNANVKNTEYTENGTKITAELKQQDYQRLENYLL; encoded by the coding sequence ATGGAAGAAATTGAAAAAGTTATCATTGCAGGACTTGAATTACCTGGCTCTAATTTAGAATATCAAATGGATGAATTGGCATCCCTCGTAATTGCTAATAACATGGAGGTTGTCGATCGCATTCTCCAAAAATTAGATCGTCCAAACTCAGCCACATATTTTGGAAGCGGCAAACTGGAAGAAATAACCAATCTTGCAACTGCTCAAAAAGCTGATACAGTTGTTGTCAGTGAAGAACTATCACCCAGCCAGCTAAGTAACTTAGAAAAGGAAACTGGATTACACTTTCTCGACCGTACGGGTTTAATTTTAGAGATATTTGCTAATCGTGCTCATAGCCGTGAAGCTAAATTACAAGTCGAATTAGCTAAGTTAGAATATCAGTTACCACGTTTAAGGACCAGTTCAAGTCAGCGCTTAGATCAACAAACAGCTGGCAATGCTGGGGGTGGCTATACGAACCGTGGAGCTGGTGAAACAAAACTGGAATTAAATCGCCGAACAATTCGCAACAAAATCGCACATATTAATAAAGAATTAAAAGAAATATCAACATCATCCGAAGTTCAACGCAAGCAGCGTGATAAAAAAGATATTCCTAGTGTTGCATTGGTGGGCTATACTAACACCGGTAAGTCTACAACTATGAATGGTTTAGTTCGTATGTTTGGTAGAAGCGATGAAAAACAAGTTTTTGAAAAAAATATGCTTTTTGCAACTTTAGATACTAGTGTGCGTAAGCTTTCTTTTCCTGATCGAAAAGAGATTGTGCTAAGTGATACTGTCGGATTTGTAAGTCATCTTCCCCACCATTTGATTCAAGCCTTCCGTTCAACGTTAGCTGAAGCCGCTCAAGCGGACCTACTTGTTCAAGTCGTTGACCTATCTGACCCGCATTATCGAGAGATGATGACAACGACTGAGGAAACTTTACGAGAGATTGGTGTAACTGACGTGCCGATGGTTTATGCTTTTAATAAAGCAGATCTTGCCGGTGTCACCTATCCAACTCTTGACGGTACACAGTTAACCTACTCGGCCCGACAAGTTCAATCGCTTGAAATGTTAACTTCCTTGATAAAAAAACAACTATTCAAGAATTATGTGGAGGCAACTTTTTTAATCCCATTTTCAGAAGGACAAGTTGTTGATTTTTTGAACGGTAATGCCAATGTTAAAAACACAGAATACACTGAAAACGGCACTAAAATAACCGCTGAATTAAAACAACAAGATTACCAACGATTAGAAAATTATCTTTTATAG
- a CDS encoding FAD-dependent oxidoreductase: protein MIKKISYVKSLVWLVLLFVVPLPLIQTIGTELPTIYSSEQFAVQLGAIAYVWFLVAIYLSTRPKWLDRLIGLPSIYFIHGILSILAILLAYVHKTQTSSAGWIKNTGNWAFDLFFAVMCYSLIFLAGWLTTRIPLLNWIKIQFEKFFKHEVSVWLHRLNIVAVILVFIHVQLISYITHMTGFILLFDAYSIIALIAYSFHKLRNARLLHHGRVQSVEEIAKNFYQVRVKIARPQKFNINAGDFVFIKFPHIQKMKELHPFSVSSAPDNNGIITLAIRGDGDFSKMVKDLDKDEVVQIDGGYGRFSAMINENPSSNLTLITGGSGIVPMVSIVSKHADKNIKVYYSAHQRENLIFLEELKKVEKSHPNIELHIQAGRFKQDEIWNTNRSSQNTLYLISGPLGLGRHWKHFLLNQGIPTDHILFEEFIW, encoded by the coding sequence GTGATAAAGAAAATATCTTATGTAAAAAGTTTGGTGTGGTTGGTGTTATTGTTTGTTGTACCCTTGCCATTAATTCAAACGATTGGAACCGAATTGCCAACAATTTACAGTAGTGAGCAATTTGCAGTACAACTGGGAGCAATTGCGTACGTGTGGTTCTTGGTGGCAATATACCTGAGTACTCGCCCCAAATGGCTAGATCGCTTAATTGGGTTGCCCAGTATCTACTTTATTCATGGTATTTTGAGTATACTTGCAATTTTGTTAGCATATGTTCATAAAACGCAGACAAGTTCTGCGGGCTGGATTAAGAATACAGGCAATTGGGCCTTTGACTTATTTTTTGCAGTGATGTGTTATTCACTAATTTTTCTTGCTGGTTGGTTGACAACCAGAATACCACTATTGAATTGGATAAAAATTCAGTTTGAGAAGTTCTTTAAACACGAAGTATCGGTTTGGCTGCATCGCCTAAATATTGTGGCTGTTATACTCGTATTTATTCATGTTCAACTAATTTCATATATAACACACATGACAGGTTTTATACTATTGTTTGATGCATACAGTATCATTGCTTTAATTGCGTATAGCTTCCATAAATTACGGAATGCAAGGCTATTACACCATGGACGTGTTCAATCAGTTGAGGAAATTGCTAAAAATTTTTATCAAGTTCGCGTAAAAATTGCAAGACCTCAAAAATTTAACATTAATGCTGGTGATTTTGTATTTATTAAATTCCCTCATATTCAAAAAATGAAAGAACTGCATCCTTTTTCGGTATCATCGGCACCTGATAATAATGGAATAATTACGTTGGCAATCAGGGGAGATGGTGATTTTAGCAAAATGGTAAAAGACCTGGATAAGGATGAAGTAGTTCAAATTGACGGTGGATACGGACGTTTTTCGGCCATGATTAACGAGAATCCTAGTAGTAATTTAACTTTGATTACTGGTGGATCTGGGATAGTACCAATGGTTTCAATTGTAAGCAAACACGCCGATAAAAATATAAAGGTTTATTATTCAGCTCATCAGAGAGAGAACCTTATCTTTTTAGAGGAACTAAAAAAGGTTGAAAAGTCACACCCTAATATTGAACTTCACATACAAGCTGGAAGATTCAAACAAGACGAGATTTGGAATACAAATCGGAGCTCTCAAAATACGCTATATCTAATTTCAGGTCCACTTGGGCTGGGACGTCATTGGAAACACTTTTTACTTAATCAAGGTATTCCAACAGATCACATTTTGTTTGAGGAGTTTATTTGGTAA
- a CDS encoding FAD:protein FMN transferase, translating into MSDLFFKSYVINSMGMPFTVKLGFTLSTDFFSNKVIFENLIKKITVYLNHIDEHFSPFKKMSLVSKFQRRELTLPEFTTEFQEVYNIAESATSETKAYFDAHVKGVYDPTGLVKGWAIEKAFYSFLHPLVSKHLVQAVAINGAGDMQFEVESETDFKWQIGIEDPLDPSKTLAVFQMPTGAIATSGTSKRGEHIIRTGSGEELIQASIIAPSLIQADIYATAAISAGRTPFLELIQTKNF; encoded by the coding sequence ATGAGCGATTTGTTTTTTAAGTCATATGTGATTAACTCAATGGGAATGCCGTTTACAGTGAAGCTGGGCTTTACATTATCAACTGATTTTTTTTCGAATAAAGTTATTTTTGAAAATTTAATTAAAAAAATTACAGTTTATCTAAATCATATTGATGAGCACTTCTCGCCATTTAAAAAAATGTCATTAGTTTCAAAATTCCAACGACGAGAATTGACGCTACCTGAATTTACCACTGAATTCCAAGAAGTTTACAATATTGCTGAAAGCGCAACTAGTGAAACAAAAGCGTATTTTGATGCACACGTAAAAGGTGTATATGATCCCACAGGTCTCGTAAAGGGATGGGCGATTGAAAAGGCCTTTTATAGCTTTTTACATCCCTTAGTTTCAAAACATTTAGTACAAGCAGTGGCCATTAATGGCGCTGGAGATATGCAATTTGAAGTAGAATCAGAAACTGATTTTAAATGGCAAATTGGTATTGAGGATCCACTCGATCCAAGTAAAACTTTAGCCGTTTTCCAAATGCCGACTGGAGCAATTGCAACCTCTGGTACAAGTAAACGTGGTGAACATATCATAAGAACAGGTTCCGGTGAAGAGCTAATTCAGGCTTCAATCATAGCTCCTTCTTTAATTCAAGCTGATATCTACGCAACAGCTGCAATTTCAGCCGGAAGGACTCCTTTTTTAGAACTAATACAAACAAAGAACTTTTAA
- a CDS encoding FMN-binding protein, protein MRKLIGLLVSTIVMFAIVIDGYFLIIKDWLRGQPIQESQASTNVASAKSSSSKNYKNGVYTGSAISTPNGDVQVQAVVSNGKITKVNVLKYPNSNPHDQQINSQALPVYKAEVIKKQNAKIQLMSGASETYAGFTKSVQNAMNKAEV, encoded by the coding sequence TTGAGAAAGTTAATTGGCTTATTAGTCTCCACAATTGTGATGTTTGCGATTGTTATTGATGGATATTTCTTGATTATTAAGGATTGGTTAAGGGGCCAACCTATCCAAGAATCACAAGCATCCACCAATGTTGCATCTGCAAAATCTTCATCGTCTAAAAATTATAAAAATGGTGTCTACACTGGAAGTGCAATATCAACGCCTAATGGAGATGTGCAAGTTCAGGCCGTTGTTTCAAATGGCAAAATCACTAAAGTTAATGTGCTTAAGTATCCTAATTCTAATCCGCACGATCAACAGATAAATTCTCAAGCACTACCGGTATATAAAGCTGAGGTAATCAAGAAACAAAACGCGAAGATTCAATTAATGTCTGGAGCAAGTGAGACGTACGCTGGATTTACAAAGTCAGTTCAAAATGCTATGAATAAGGCGGAGGTATAG